The DNA sequence tggctgcaaaaaaaaaaaaaaaaaaaaaacagattgtaaAAAGACTCGAGTATGCCCTCTACCGGCAAGATCAGGAGTGCGAAACCTGAGTTTGCATTTTATGCCTGATATTAGCATGACAGTAATACATCTGTTAGGTCTGTCTAagttttaatttactgtttaGACTGGTTGTTTGATAAAAGAGTATTGGCATCCCCGTTTTAACGtaatttttaaagttttaatgtaAAGTGAACTGTGTTGACTTGCACAACAGTTAACAGAAGGAAGCATATTTCAggatgtttatttaaaaaatcacaaagtATTGTGTGGCACAAGGTCTCCATGGTCATGTTGAGAGGGACAGCAGCTGTCATCCAGACCGGGACCACCGCCATCAGTAGACCTAAAAGTTTAAACAGTAATTTCAGAATAAGCACATTCAAATCAATATGTGCACAAGCTGTGGGCTATATAGTACATATTTAATTTCCACTAACCTTTCGACAGTTTCTCCGGGGCTTTGCATCACTGTCATGGCTACAGTCACATCAGGGTCACTGAAACAAATTCATATTAAACATCAGGACATGTTggtaacacaacatcacaacagctaaacataagaaaaaaggaattttgcaaaattatattttgattaCCTCGCCTGCTGTTGCTCTGTGGtccttctctttttccacaAATATAGAGATAAGCCTATCATTAGCactaaaagcacaaaaacacctgCGGAATCAAGAGGTGGATATTCAAGCTAATCGTATCACTTTTTAACAAATGCAACTGATCACTGCAACTCTAAATACAACACCCATAAATTATTGCTCTCACCTGATTATCAGCATTTGACAGACAAACATTTCAGCCCTGAGCCAAAGCATGAAGATGGCGAAAGAGTAAAAGCAAGTTGGATTAGTAGTAAAAAGCAATATTTACTGGACCTGCTGcatgtgtacaaaaaaaattcttaaactgtaaatgtcaactgccaaataaatcacagaggaaacaaGCACAGTAATTAGTTGCAAGTATGCAGCGGAGTACAAATATAAGcgggaagagaagaaaatacttgagtaaatttactTTTGTTACATGACACCACAATGATCCAGAGGCAGAAGAAACAGGATGTAAGTAGACAAAGTATTTGATTTGCTGATGTTCAGAACTTACAGACTCCAGCGGCAATGTATCCTGGTGTGGCATGGTCCTTTATGGGGGCTGGGGATGCTGTGAAAGCtagaggagagatgaagaaaaacttCCAGTCAATGGTCGATcacaacagtgagcagcatgaTGGAAATCGTGTGTCCTCAGCTTACCAATAGGAAAGGCACAGATGTCGCTGTCGCCTATTTGAGGAAACAGGAGCAGCATTATTATGTGTTGTTAGATGGAACAGCATCATACAAACATCAGCAAAGATATATTGCCTGTATACAATGTGACTATGATGTCACCATTCTGTTTGTAAGAAGTTAGTAGACAAATTGCTGCCAAGAGGCTCATGGtgactctggaggagctgcagagatccacagctcaggtgggagaATCTGTCGACAGGACAACTATTAGTCATGCACTCCAcaaatcaggcctttatggaagagtggcaagaagagagccattgttgaaacaaagccatgcagtttgCCACAAGCCATGTGGGGGGCGCAACAAACATGTGGAGCACggtgctctggtcagatgagaccaaaattgGCGTTTTTGGCCTAAATGCAAAACGCtatgtgtggcagaaaactaaCAGTGTACatgaccctgaacacaccatccccaccttgaaacatggtggtggcagcatcatgctgtggggatgatttttttcagcagggaCAGGGAAGCTGGTCCGAGTTGATGgaaagatggatggagccaaatacaggacaatATTTGAAGAAAACCTGTTAAGAGTCTGCAAAAGTCTTGAGACTGCAgtttcaccttccagcaggacaacaaACCTAAACATACAGCCAGAGCTACAATGGAATGGTTTAGATCaaaacatgtgcatgtgttagAAGGGcccagtcaaagtccagacctaAATCCACTTGAAAATCTCTGGCAAGACTTGAAAATTGATGTTCACTGACACTCTCCATCCAGTCAGACCAAGCTTGAGCTATTTTGCAAGGAAGACTgggcaaatatttcagtctctatAAATGCATCACTGTCAGAGACTTACCCCCAAAAGACTTGCAGCTGTCATTTCAGCAAAAGCTGGTTCTACAAAGTATTGACtcaggggggtgaatacttttgcacaccacactttcctgttttttatttgtaaaacaaaaattaaagcCATCTATCaatttccttccacttcacgATTAAGTACCACTTTGTGCTGGtatatcacataaaatcccaataaaatacatgtacatttgtggttaaaatgtgacaaaatgtggcaaagttcaaggggggtgaatacttttgcaaggcacTGTAGAAGCAGCAACTACAGAGGTCAGCAGCAGAAAGCGATTGAGATAACAGGATACACTTTAAGTCTTTGCTGTAGTTCAGTAATAATAAACGTAGGTCAGAATTACTCGTGAAAACATGAAACCTGACACTGCTTGTCGGGACTCCGCTGCATTTATCGCTCTGCTTTGATTCGGCTTCCCTCTCATATAGCAACATATACGTCATCATTCCACTGTTGATCAGCTTCACATGGCAGAGAAGTGAACAAACTGACTGCAAGATGAGAAATCACAGTGAACAATACATCAAGGGCTTTAggaagtaaaaagtaaatacctttacatttttcagtctgaatgtgtctgaactCCCCCTCAAAGTCACAGACACCACTTGTATTGATGGCAACAAATGCCAGACCATTATGCTGGCAGACGGTCCCCAGTGGTGGAGGGCCCGTACAGTTTTCAATGCTGGACTTGTAAAGAAGCAACTCTTCATTGCAAAATACGGCTGTCACCTCGGCAGCACATCCTGGAGtcttgcagaaaaacagctgcGAAGGTCTGCTTCCAGCTGTAACATCAAACAGTATATCTAAGAAATATCTCACACTCTTTTTATCATGAGATTGTTGTAAACAATGGACGACATACCTTGATTTGCTGTGACTGGGAAGCACTGAGCAAGACCAGGcaataacagcagcagaaaggtCAAGATCAACTCTGTTAAGGcaaacatattaaataaataGGCTGTCTGATGGTTAACAATGGACAGATATTGAAGTTGGAAAATGATCAGAAACCGACCGCTCATGTTGGAGATCAGTGCTGAGAAAGCTCTCTGGATCACGAAACCGAATCCTGTTGCTTGCCACTGTTGCTCGCTGGGACATGCTTCTTTCCACCAGCGTGTCCTGTTGGAGATCAGAAACGTAGTGTTGCGGAATTCATACTTTTCCTCCTGTCTTTACCACTCAGACAGAACCGATTGTTTGGTCTAGTCTGTTTGAAACGTCGCTCTCAGCGCACCACTTCCTCAGCAGTTTTGCACTAGATGTCCCCTattcattaattttctttcaacatcAATTTGGGTTTTATGGGCAAAATTGTTGGTACTTTCTTATATGACTTAGATCAGTACAGCTTCCCCAATCCATACTACTTGCCTTGCTGTGTTGTTGACTCCTTCCTGTACTGTACTCcttccttttctatttcttGCTGATTCATTAAATGATTTGGTTTGTGAGTCATCTGAATCACTGCAGTCACAAAACGCTTGACTCATATATGTTGCTCAGCCTCTGCAGCGAATCCTCTCTTTGCGAAGGTTTTGATGTTTTAGTTAAAACCATCTGAGAGAGGTGCCGATTCAAATCTATCGTCATCTTTGGGAGGATCTAGTTTGTGGTACTACTGAACTGTATTGAATTAAGCCTACAGGGTACTGGGAACTGTGTCTCTTCTTTAGCACGCCCTCCTTGGACTGCATGGGTTGGACAATATCAAAgttgaaggagaagaagacgaagaaacCACACAATTCAACCTCActtcaaactgaaactgaaaactgggGGGGCGGTGTCAGGAGCACgatttttttcccattatgCACTTGTGCCGAAATGTGGAGAATAAGGTTGACATTTCAAGATTAAAGTCGACCTATGGAGACAACGTCAAACGACGCGCGTGACTGCCTCGACAAAATGCCATGTGTATGTGGGTTGTAGGTGAACTGGTGGAAACTGCACTTCGGCTTTAGtaacaaacatttctcttttagcGCGTAGTTGTCAGCAGTCGGACTTTGAAGAGACTGTGCCGAAAACTGTGTCTGTTCAGAATGAAAAGCCGCACGAGCACGGAGGAGAGGGCGAGCTGCGGTTGAGATTATGTGCACAGTGACGGCAGAGAGATCGCTCAGGAAGCTCGCATAGCTGCAAGTCGCTCCTCTTTCTGGCTGGCTCTGATGGATCCGGTGCTGAGTTGACTTTATTCTCAGCGTACCAGCTTTACCCACAAAATTATACTTCAGCTATAGTCTCGACATTTCgactttttttcttgaagtgcataatgaaaacaaaacacaaaaaaaacttaactcTGAGCCTCTAACACCAGCCGACACCATTATCACCAGAAAGCTCATCTAGAAGTTAGTTAGAGGCAGACAGCACAAATCAGTCCTCCCATACTGCAGCACTTAACCTTCCAGACGCCAGAAAGCTCTCAGAATATCGCCACTCGTGTTTGTCTTTATATTAATTCATCATAAAGGTTTTCAACGTGGGTGCTGCATTTTCAGCGGGCGGCTGTTCTATTCTGCGACGACGCCTTCTTCTGCGCGATGCAGACTGGCGATCGTTTCTCggcaagtaaataaataaataaataaaaaaatccaaaggTCCACATGTAAACCGAGCTAAACTTTGTATACACTCACCAACTCCAAACGCTCCGGTTAGGCGTCATCCTCAAGCCTGTGACACTCCACACATGTAGGCAGGTAAAGACCACTAGAAGAAAGATGTGGGGTTTCACGTCATTAGGATGTATACATGGGCTGGCTCATGGTGCgtgtgacacacacagtggcGGTGTTCCCTCTAAGATGCGCGCTTGCGCAGTTGCGCACTGCTTTCACGTTCTCAGCGCACAAGAAAATCTATGTAgcgcacaaaataaaaatcaacatagaCGTATTTAACGTCTCTAATTAATTAGACCATCACTCACTGAGTTACGACGGAAAATGGTACAGAAGGCAATATTATTGGTCTAATTAATTAGAGACGTTTAATACGtctatgttgatttttattttgtgtgctACATAGATTTTCTTGTGCGCTGAGAACGTGAAAGCAGTGCGCAACTGCGCAAGCGCGCAGCTTAGAGGGAACATTGGTGGGGGGGTCCATTTATAGTACAATATTATAATGTAATTAGTTGCCAGTCACACCTTGACTTTCTTCTAAACAAAGCAAATCTCATTCATAATATTATGAATGCACGCCATGAGTCCTGCACCTTTTATGAATCGTGAGAAATGACTAATAAAAATAGGTGCCAAGGCGATTCAGAGGTCACCCAGGTGAATTGGTTTGGTCTTGACTTTTGTCACAGGAACGCCTCTCTGGGCTTGCAGTCATCAGTGTCAATCACTCTCTAGGGGAGCGGATTTTGTATGATGACATTATTGAGGATTTTGCATCAAGAAAGGCCAGAAAGGTCCGATTTTagtttactttgtgttttctgttcttattgCAATagtgtaattattttttgttgtcaaaTTATTGCTCTCTActcttgttaaatgttttacatgtttgatAAATGTATGCTACTTAGCCACTTTTATGTGtatagtgtattttttttaactgacactgacactgcttTGTGGGGAATTGTCTCATTGTCATTGTGCAGTGTTGGAGGCAATCTTTTGCAATCTGATTGTAAGCTATATATTTGCCACTTTTATGGATatagtgaatattttcaaatttgtgtgattttatttaatattttgtattattgttctctgctcttcatacatttttattttagatcgTAAGCTATACATTTGCCACTTTATCGTGCACTGTTTTGTGCAGAATTGCCTCATTGTCATTTGGCAGTGTTGGGGAGTCTTTTCCAGTCTGATTGTAAGCTATATGTTTGTCACTTTTATatagtgaatattttcaaatttgtgtttttacttaatATTTTTATAGTTCTCTGCTCTTGTTACTTAAGTATTTTAagctaaataaattatttatacagGTTTGTgcactttaaacatttatagtgttttaataaaaattacatttttgtgccAAAAGTGGCCTTTTTTTGGGTAGGGGGGTCGTGGGGGGGGGCGCTCGGCGTGAGTCTCGCCCGGGGAGTAATTCAGTGTCGAACCGCCACtgccccccaccctccccctttACATTGCGTTTCATTTAAAAGACCCAGAGGTGAACTGTCCCCCCTGAACCCCTCCCCTTGGCCTTTCCCAGCATCTCTGTGCAGTGTGCATAATGCGTCAACTTCTAGGGgcgcctgcagctgcagggggcGCTAATTTGCCAATTTCTCAAACAGGCGATATTGATAATGGAAAACCGTTTTGTGGCgcctataattttttttttaagcggtCGTGCCGCCCCATACGTTATGGAAAAGAGATGCTGCCCTGGGCGGCTGCCCGGTTCGCCCATGCCCAAAACCGCCACTGGTGGGGGGCAATGTTCCCTCTAAGCTGCGCGCTTGCGCAGTTGCGCACTGCTTTCACGTTCTCAGCGCTGTCCGGTTCGCCCATGCACAAAAACCgccactggacacacacacacacacacacacacacacacacatattgcctgtactgtatgtgtttattattcACAACGACTGAACGACATGACTAAACATTAGGGTTGGGTTTAACCCTAAACTAACCCTTATCACAGTGACATGGCAACGTGACTTGGCTGCATGATTTTCGCTGACGTATTTTGGAAATTTGAATATTAGTCGTAGCGGCTAAGAACgaacatcagagaaaaaaaaaccgaaGGAAGTTGCAAGTTGTTGTTGCAAAAAGTTGCAGCCTCGTGGAATAAGTGAGATAAGAGAGCACAAGAAAGCCACGTGAAATTCAAacgattgaaaaaaaaaataatgctgaaATTTAATTAGAAATATTCATAAAAAAGAGGTACTGTAATCCAGTATAAATGGGTTCGTCCCATTTGGGTGCAGCCTACTTCCCAATAATCTAAATGTTACACTGGGGAAGCTATAGAGAAGGAAACATGCATTTTCTGTtcaaatatttatgtaaaatgtataattacaCATTACAGCAATGAGAAAAGGTGTgtcacatgagacaaaataaacatatatttttaatacaaattTTAGGCAAGTCACCTCTGTCACCTCTGCTTTAACTTTCAATTCATGTTCCACACACACTACCTTCgtgatgaaaaatgacagacagaatAAAAGGGGGGAAGTGAAATGTGCATCATTTTCCAGGAACTCCAGAGTTGATGCTATAAGATAGATAACTATCTAtctcagatagatagatagatagatagatagatagatagatagatagatagatagatagatagatagatagatagatagatagataggcaTTATAAAAGTAACACAAGTAAACTGATCAGTCTTAAAACACTCATTCCTGGTCACGCCAAAAGGGAAATCATTCTTCAACTTTAGCCCCAAGCAACCTCTGCAAAAGTAAACACTGATTTACAGGTTTGAGATTTTGAGTCTTATTGTGAAATCCTTTAATATGgtagatgtggaaaaaaaacatttggtgtCTGTATTCAAcataggggggaaaaaaagaagaaggtccattgctgttgtttttcttgttgccGCATTTTAAGAAGGGCTGCTGAAGGGTTTGATGAGGCCAAGATCCATAGCTTTGACTAGGCATGTGCGTGCCACGTCGATGGGGTCCTGCCTCTTGGGATTGTCCTCTGCCTTGCCAATCACCGAGAGGATTTCCAGCATCTCACTTTCGATCAGCTTCTTGACCAACTCACTGTCATCTGAGTTGAGCATGTTGTAGACAATGACGAGGCCACGGTGCTGTATCCGAGGGTCGGTGCTGAGACACAACCTCTGCAGGATCTCAAGCCACTGGGTGGTCTGTTGGGAGAGAGCAATCACTCATCACATCAGTGACACTCAAACTTGGTggtttggatatttttttttttcacactcgCAGTTAATCTCTTAATCACAGAATCACAAAATCACTGATTAAGCTATTGTATATATATGACAGCCCttgctgtgtttgggtgtgtgtcaTGTTAGTAATTATGTTAGTCATCTGAAGAATGACTCAGAAGACATCCAGTAAAGATGCTGACGTCAAAGTCAGGATTCCCCTAATATCTCTCAAAACTTGAGGGAAGTTTGGCACTTAATGATCCCAGTGCTGCTAAACCCCAGCTGTAATTATGACCATAGATGGTGAACACTGCATTACGCCttataagcaaaaaaaaatcccctaaAAATTAGGTAAAGCATAAGAGTCATCATTTTCCCCCTATGGCATCAAATTCAAAGTCAACCTGGACCATGGCTCTATCAGTCGAGATAAGGAACTAACAGATGCAGTGAGCTGCCGTGTAGTTACGCATCACAAAGAGGTGGAAGTGTGTCACACAGTGCCAAGTTTGTTTCCCATGTGTTCATACACTCAGCACATACCACTTTGGTCATTTTGGTGCATAgcttcttctgagcagcagtGAGCATGGCGagacctccagctgcagctctctgaagaTCTTCGTCTTCCTCGCCACATAGCAACACCAGCAGCTTCAACTTATCGTTGCCGTCCTCCAGGTAACGTTCTTGGACCTGAGACACAGTGGAAATATCCATTGTGTTGCACATTTTGACTCATAAGTAATTACGTGTGGTTGCAGGTGCTTTCGTTTGTTCTCACCTCTTTACACGAAACAAGGTTGCACATGCACTCAGTGGCAGCCTGTCTGATCTGGTCATTCTCCTCAAACATGTAGTTCTCAATTTCTGGCAAAGCGTGCTCTTTTACAATCTTCACTCTGTAAAGCGaatgaaaaaccaaaaaacccccccatgagctgcagctgagtcaCTTGCAAGAAATGAGCTATCACGTATGAACATAATATCTCGTGAAAGTGCAAAAATGTACCTTAGTTTTTCACTAAAGCCAGACAAGTTGGTGAGGCTTCTCAGAGCTTCGTAGTTTTGCattccatctctgtctgtctgaaggaGGTTAACTAAAGGCCGCACCACCTCATACACCTGTCAACCAAGAAAGGCCACGGGGTAGACAACAAATCAACATACTTACATACTGAATTCCAAAACAGAGGAGCAAACAATTTTAACAATTATAAAAATGATTATGTAAACCATCGGCAGAACCATTAAGACTAACACAGCAATCAGAAACAATAGTAAATTGTCCATCATGTGCCAGCatgcagataaagaaaaaaaagtcaaaagcagGGAGTAGTCAGCCAGAGATTAGGAGGACTGTAGTCAATTTCCACTTCCTTTTCCTCACAATCTTTGTGTATCGATATTAACAAAGCAACTACTGTTTCATGTCTTACCCTCTCACCAGGGAAGGCAATTTCTGGGTTGGATATTGATGCAATCTTGGCAAGGGCGTGGCTGGCCTTCACCTTCCCAGCCTCGGTCCCTTCCAGAGCAAGCGGAATCAAAGCCTGAGGGCAGAGCCAGAAGAACCGTGGTGAACAACAGGGAGAATGCTTCTGCAGCAGCCAGTTGGCCCAGTTAATCCTTATGACGTTTTCTGGGGATTTTTCTGAACATTGTGAAGCACTAATGTGCTGTGACTTAGTGTAGTGTCATAGGTTAAACTGTACTCTTTGATTTCCAAATATATCACCCACCTTTCCTCCACCTTGGGCTACGATAATACCACGATCTCTGGGATCCTCTGACAATGCCAAGAAAACCCtgaagataaacaaaataacaaaaaaaaaaaaagttcaatataAGTCATGCGATTCACGACACAGCATGTTATGAATTGCCCAGAATCGGTTTCAATGGGCCATTTCAGCAGGTCATGACATTCTGATGACACAGAATGACTCATCACTACTTTGCTGCATGGTGCTTTCTCTCACCTTGACAGCAGCTCTTTTGTCTGATCAGTCAGTATGGCGTTATCTGCTTTGACCATGACAGCAAGAGCTGATGTGACTCCAGCCTTCAGCAGCCTTTTAACTCGCCTCTCAATGAAGTCCTTCTTGTCCTGAGGAAGGCAAGTTTACAAAACGGTGTATAAGCATGCATACGGTATGAGAAGCAGTTCCTGCTCTACCTACGTCAATTCAGATGTTGTGGTCTGTCTGGGGGGGGTAGctgggtttgtttttcttcctcatttaCCTTTGGGTGCTGCTCCGGCACATGCTGCTTTGAGAACTTGGCCAGTTGAACAAGCTCAGGTATGATCTCCTTCTTTTCGTAGGAGTTGGTGCAGTTAACCAAGGTGCACGCTACTGAATACAAGACTGTCTTATCCttggactgaaaacacagagacagggaAGTGGTTATTTCTACTGTCCGACCACATTCACTTTATTCTTCCCTCTGCCTATTATTTTCATACCTTGGCCAGTTCAAACATGGCTTTCATGGCAGGCTCATCCTCAACAAAGTCGTCTTTCACGTCAGCATCATTGGTCAGATAAGCAAGACCCTCGATGGCCCAGTTCCTTGTTTTGGTATCAATCTGGGGATTGCAAAGCCACCTAAAGGAGTGAAATAAGAAACATTTATCAGAGGCTGTGATGATGTTGAATTGGAGGATTGTATGGTACATTCTGATGCTGTATGAATTGTATCCAAAACTTTACATCAAAATAGGACTACATAACTAATAAGgtaatacatatatttaaaaataaataaatacatctaaCAAGGTTTCAACAACAATATCTACACACCACCATTTTGTCGATCATTCAGGGTAATAATCCTCTCAATTCTTTAACATTCTGCGTGTGAGCACTCACTTTCTGCACTGCTTGGCCAACTTCTCTGTGGAGCCCTCGGCAAACTGCCTCAAGCTGTAATCATCACCTCCAGCTGAACCCAGTTTACAGAGACCCTGGAGAGGACATGGACATGAGCATACATACaatacacatgcaaacaaaatctAAAAGTTGTTATAGTCGGAAATTCGTTAAATTCTACTCCTTTGCCTTTTCCCATTTTGGTGTACACTCACCACGAGTGCTCGTATCTTGATCCTCTCATTCTTGGTCTTCTTGTAGATGTCCTTGAGCAGTGACACACCGttggtgatgatgaagctggCACGGCTCATCTTTGAGGAGGAATGGATCAGCGCCTCCACAGCAACCATCTGGTCCACCTCACGTTCAGAGCCGCACAGCGCCACCATCATCTCCATTATGCCTTGATGTCCAACCAGAGCGTTACCAACATCAAATGGACCCTGAAGCAGTCCTGAGATGGCATTGATAGCATGAATGGTCTTGTCCATGTTGTTAGGGTCGATTTTGGATCTAATGGGAATGGAAGGGACAACAAGGGAAcgacaaaagacaaaacaaaagtgaaaaagtgaaaaagcatAATGGATGATGTGAGTTGGCTAATTCTCAATCTACGAAGCCTTGGCCACAGCGCTTCCCGGTGACT is a window from the Acanthopagrus latus isolate v.2019 chromosome 5, fAcaLat1.1, whole genome shotgun sequence genome containing:
- the LOC119019539 gene encoding uncharacterized protein LOC119019539 isoform X2 gives rise to the protein MTPNRSVWSWTRWWKEACPSEQQWQATGFGFVIQRAFSALISNMSELILTFLLLLLPGLAQCFPVTANQAGSRPSQLFFCKTPGCAAEVTAVFCNEELLLYKSSIENCTGPPPLGTVCQHNGLAFVAINTSGVCDFEGEFRHIQTEKCKGDSDICAFPIAFTASPAPIKDHATPGYIAAGVLLMIGLSLYLWKKRRTTEQQQASDPDVTVAMTVMQSPGETVERSTDGGGPGLDDSCCPSQHDHGDLVPHNTL
- the LOC119019539 gene encoding uncharacterized protein LOC119019539 isoform X1 translates to MTPNRSVWSWTRWWKEACPSEQQWQATGFGFVIQRAFSALISNMSELILTFLLLLLPGLAQCFPVTANQAGSRPSQLFFCKTPGCAAEVTAVFCNEELLLYKSSIENCTGPPPLGTVCQHNGLAFVAINTSGVCDFEGEFRHIQTEKCKGDSDICAFPIAFTASPAPIKDHATPGYIAAGVCVFVLLVLMIGLSLYLWKKRRTTEQQQASDPDVTVAMTVMQSPGETVERSTDGGGPGLDDSCCPSQHDHGDLVPHNTL
- the unc45b gene encoding protein unc-45 homolog B isoform X1, with the protein product MMGDPIQLKDEGNKHFQAGDIDKAIECYTSAIKVCKDKKVLAVIHRNRSACYLKKENYANAASDASKAIDVDAADIKALYRRCQALEKLGKLDMAFKDVQRCATLEPKNKTFLETLRRLGADIQAKLKTTFSTDSRVQNMFEILLDDEMEKDKREKAANNLIVLSREDAGAERIFQNNGVPLLLNMIETGKPEMILAAVRTLSGMCTGHKARAMAIIHMVGIDKMCSIMAVDNEEIALATCNLFQCVNDSLTGGDHREYGKEEALVLDASKDLKDILLSLLEMVASKKVSGHGRDQALNLLSKNVPRKDKKERDNSRTLFTIDHGLKKILKVCGQVPELPDQLPLTDNTQLIASVLLNKLYDDLKCDPERTNFREICDEYVKSKIDPNNMDKTIHAINAISGLLQGPFDVGNALVGHQGIMEMMVALCGSEREVDQMVAVEALIHSSSKMSRASFIITNGVSLLKDIYKKTKNERIKIRALVGLCKLGSAGGDDYSLRQFAEGSTEKLAKQCRKWLCNPQIDTKTRNWAIEGLAYLTNDADVKDDFVEDEPAMKAMFELAKSKDKTVLYSVACTLVNCTNSYEKKEIIPELVQLAKFSKQHVPEQHPKDKKDFIERRVKRLLKAGVTSALAVMVKADNAILTDQTKELLSRVFLALSEDPRDRGIIVAQGGGKALIPLALEGTEAGKVKASHALAKIASISNPEIAFPGERVYEVVRPLVNLLQTDRDGMQNYEALRSLTNLSGFSEKLRVKIVKEHALPEIENYMFEENDQIRQAATECMCNLVSCKEVQERYLEDGNDKLKLLVLLCGEEDEDLQRAAAGGLAMLTAAQKKLCTKMTKVTTQWLEILQRLCLSTDPRIQHRGLVIVYNMLNSDDSELVKKLIESEMLEILSVIGKAEDNPKRQDPIDVARTCLVKAMDLGLIKPFSSPS
- the unc45b gene encoding protein unc-45 homolog B isoform X2, with product MGDPIQLKDEGNKHFQAGDIDKAIECYTSAIKVCKDKKVLAVIHRNRSACYLKKENYANAASDASKAIDVDAADIKALYRRCQALEKLGKLDMAFKDVQRCATLEPKNKTFLETLRRLGADIQAKLKTTFSTDSRVQNMFEILLDDEMEKDKREKAANNLIVLSREDAGAERIFQNNGVPLLLNMIETGKPEMILAAVRTLSGMCTGHKARAMAIIHMVGIDKMCSIMAVDNEEIALATCNLFQCVNDSLTGGDHREYGKEEALVLDASKDLKDILLSLLEMVASKKVSGHGRDQALNLLSKNVPRKDKKERDNSRTLFTIDHGLKKILKVCGQVPELPDQLPLTDNTQLIASVLLNKLYDDLKCDPERTNFREICDEYVKSKIDPNNMDKTIHAINAISGLLQGPFDVGNALVGHQGIMEMMVALCGSEREVDQMVAVEALIHSSSKMSRASFIITNGVSLLKDIYKKTKNERIKIRALVGLCKLGSAGGDDYSLRQFAEGSTEKLAKQCRKWLCNPQIDTKTRNWAIEGLAYLTNDADVKDDFVEDEPAMKAMFELAKSKDKTVLYSVACTLVNCTNSYEKKEIIPELVQLAKFSKQHVPEQHPKDKKDFIERRVKRLLKAGVTSALAVMVKADNAILTDQTKELLSRVFLALSEDPRDRGIIVAQGGGKALIPLALEGTEAGKVKASHALAKIASISNPEIAFPGERVYEVVRPLVNLLQTDRDGMQNYEALRSLTNLSGFSEKLRVKIVKEHALPEIENYMFEENDQIRQAATECMCNLVSCKEVQERYLEDGNDKLKLLVLLCGEEDEDLQRAAAGGLAMLTAAQKKLCTKMTKVTTQWLEILQRLCLSTDPRIQHRGLVIVYNMLNSDDSELVKKLIESEMLEILSVIGKAEDNPKRQDPIDVARTCLVKAMDLGLIKPFSSPS